Proteins encoded by one window of Emticicia oligotrophica DSM 17448:
- a CDS encoding LacI family DNA-binding transcriptional regulator, whose product MQRHQATIKEIAQKLGVSISTVSRALQNNTRIGLRTRERVWELAKSMHYVPNPAAIFLKKNRTFTIGVLLPYLQEEFFSMAISGIEDVALERGYNVVVSQSRDKFDREEKALKSFLSSRVDGVIASVAAETNNYSHFKEVENFGTPLVFFDRVPRNLEANKVRCSITDGAFEAIEYLVNKGVNRIALLNGPSNLEVCDERLNGYLTAVQKFNVPTSPKYIKACDLSKDDTIGKMQELLSLEEPPEAILTFNDYVALYAMQVCKQKGLIPNKDVLFVSFANLPMTFYMDNPPLASVEQFAYNMGVKATDLLIDIIENPKNEMPPYEEIVVGTKLIIH is encoded by the coding sequence ATGCAACGACATCAGGCTACCATTAAAGAAATTGCACAGAAGTTGGGTGTCTCTATTTCCACCGTTTCACGAGCTTTACAAAATAATACTCGAATAGGTCTGCGTACGCGTGAGAGAGTATGGGAATTAGCTAAATCAATGCACTATGTTCCTAATCCCGCAGCCATTTTTTTGAAGAAAAACCGAACTTTCACCATTGGCGTTTTATTACCATACCTACAAGAAGAGTTTTTTTCAATGGCAATCTCGGGCATCGAAGATGTGGCCTTAGAAAGAGGCTACAACGTGGTTGTGAGCCAATCTCGTGATAAATTCGATAGAGAAGAAAAAGCTCTAAAATCTTTTTTAAGTAGTAGAGTAGATGGCGTAATTGCCTCAGTAGCAGCCGAAACAAATAATTATAGCCATTTTAAAGAAGTAGAAAACTTTGGTACGCCACTGGTTTTTTTTGATAGAGTGCCACGTAATTTAGAGGCAAATAAAGTACGTTGTAGTATCACAGATGGTGCTTTTGAAGCTATTGAGTATTTAGTTAATAAAGGGGTTAATCGTATTGCACTGCTTAATGGTCCATCCAATCTTGAAGTATGTGATGAACGATTGAACGGGTATTTGACAGCTGTTCAAAAATTTAATGTACCTACTTCTCCAAAATATATCAAAGCTTGTGATTTATCGAAAGATGATACAATTGGTAAAATGCAAGAACTTCTCAGCTTAGAAGAACCACCTGAGGCTATTCTAACCTTCAACGACTACGTGGCTTTATACGCCATGCAGGTTTGTAAACAAAAAGGACTAATACCCAACAAAGATGTTTTATTCGTTAGCTTTGCTAATTTACCAATGACTTTCTATATGGATAATCCACCTTTGGCATCGGTTGAGCAATTTGCTTATAATATGGGTGTGAAAGCAACTGACCTTTTAATAGATATTATCGAAAATCCTAAGAACGAAATGCCGCCTTATGAAGAAATCGTGGTTGGTACAAAGTTGATTATCCATTAA
- the ppk1 gene encoding polyphosphate kinase 1 — MEDSTKNTPNDKGSKSSLFSFLNGLVPNNKTTENKGISEDSKINRYADSIEQSNYLSRDLSWLKFNERVLDQAREKDLNLFERLKFLAITASNLDEFFTIRLGSLYNYLDFNKERIDYSGLREIPFRKALMLSVKQFCQEQDRVFKEELVPKFAEYKFRIIKINDLTPHELEEAIAYFDNTIYPMLTPMLFDHTHAFPVLIAKTLIFGVVTDATRSTLFPEDSENKKLSFVQIPSNLPRFYTIERGEEVLFLPIEEIVRHEIKKLYRNVEIQSVNLFRIVRNGDFTLEESDDIDSDFIDEIKQKIKSRRLGRVVHMEIEPNSNEWMLTILQKRFEIDKYNIFFDEYLIDYTCLWQIIRHPEFQEDISPVHPPITPARLKDKNSDIFEVIREKDILLHHPYNNFEPVLQLIEQAAEDPDVLAIKLTIYRLAKRSRVTQALLKAAENGKHVSVLFEIKARFDEENNIREADRLQRAGCFVIYGIGWYKTHTKLMLIVRKEGNKVTQYAHLASGNYNEDTARLYTDIGILTSNPNYTRDISEFFNVITGHSQPAEYNNLITSPRDMRDKLIEMIRNEAENAKKGLPSGICIKLNSMEDQRIIDEMYKASQAGVKIKLIIRGICCLRPGRKGLSENITVRSIVGLFLEHARIFYFHNNNNPKIYGGSADIMVRSFDKRIESLFEIVDSDIKYQMMHILDYNLRDNVNAYELQEDGTYKRVVCSLGSDEQPFDIHQKFFEVRESDNEPIVLFEPEENQQINTLEAI, encoded by the coding sequence ATGGAAGATAGTACCAAAAATACTCCAAATGATAAAGGCTCTAAAAGTAGCCTTTTTTCTTTTCTGAACGGTTTAGTACCTAATAATAAAACTACCGAAAATAAAGGAATCTCTGAAGATTCTAAGATAAATCGGTATGCAGATAGTATCGAACAATCTAACTATCTCAGCCGAGATTTAAGTTGGCTTAAATTCAATGAGCGTGTACTCGACCAAGCACGTGAAAAAGACTTAAATTTATTTGAACGACTGAAGTTTCTAGCCATTACGGCTTCAAATCTAGATGAGTTCTTCACGATTCGTTTGGGTAGTTTGTATAATTATTTAGATTTCAATAAAGAAAGAATTGATTATTCAGGTCTGCGTGAAATACCTTTTAGAAAAGCATTGATGCTCTCGGTTAAGCAATTTTGCCAAGAACAAGACCGTGTTTTTAAAGAAGAACTTGTACCAAAATTTGCAGAATACAAGTTTAGAATCATTAAAATCAATGATTTAACTCCACATGAACTAGAAGAGGCAATAGCATATTTCGATAATACTATTTATCCGATGCTTACGCCTATGCTCTTCGACCATACACACGCTTTTCCAGTACTCATTGCCAAAACGCTCATTTTTGGGGTGGTGACAGATGCCACACGCTCAACACTTTTCCCAGAAGATAGCGAAAACAAAAAACTTTCTTTTGTACAAATTCCGAGCAATTTACCACGCTTTTATACCATTGAGCGAGGTGAAGAAGTATTGTTTTTACCGATTGAAGAAATTGTCAGACACGAGATAAAAAAACTGTACCGTAATGTAGAAATACAATCGGTTAATCTATTTCGAATAGTGCGAAATGGTGATTTCACCCTTGAAGAGTCTGATGATATTGACTCTGATTTCATTGACGAAATTAAGCAAAAAATTAAAAGTCGCCGTTTAGGAAGAGTTGTTCACATGGAAATTGAACCAAACTCAAATGAATGGATGCTCACAATTTTGCAAAAACGATTTGAAATTGATAAATACAATATATTTTTCGATGAATACCTAATTGATTATACTTGTTTATGGCAAATTATTCGCCATCCTGAGTTTCAAGAAGATATTAGCCCTGTTCATCCACCGATTACGCCTGCGAGACTTAAAGACAAAAACTCGGATATTTTTGAGGTAATTCGAGAAAAAGACATATTACTGCATCATCCGTATAATAATTTTGAACCAGTACTCCAGCTCATCGAACAGGCTGCCGAAGACCCTGATGTATTGGCTATTAAACTAACCATTTATCGTTTAGCCAAACGCTCTCGTGTGACGCAGGCTTTGTTGAAAGCGGCAGAAAATGGCAAACACGTTTCGGTGCTTTTCGAGATAAAAGCACGCTTTGATGAAGAAAATAATATCAGAGAGGCTGACCGCCTGCAAAGAGCGGGTTGCTTTGTAATTTATGGAATTGGGTGGTATAAAACCCATACCAAATTGATGCTCATAGTAAGAAAAGAGGGAAATAAAGTCACCCAATATGCTCACTTGGCCAGTGGCAACTATAATGAAGATACCGCTCGTCTTTATACAGATATTGGGATTCTCACAAGTAATCCAAACTATACAAGGGATATCTCAGAATTCTTCAATGTAATTACAGGACATTCTCAGCCTGCTGAGTATAATAATCTCATTACTTCTCCACGTGATATGCGTGATAAACTTATTGAGATGATTAGAAATGAAGCAGAAAATGCTAAAAAAGGATTACCAAGCGGAATTTGCATCAAACTCAATTCAATGGAAGACCAAAGAATTATTGATGAGATGTATAAAGCATCTCAAGCTGGTGTAAAAATCAAATTAATTATCCGTGGAATTTGCTGCTTACGTCCGGGAAGAAAAGGATTAAGTGAAAATATTACAGTTCGTTCAATTGTTGGACTTTTCCTCGAGCACGCACGTATTTTTTACTTCCACAACAATAATAATCCTAAGATTTATGGTGGAAGTGCTGATATTATGGTGCGTAGTTTTGATAAACGCATAGAATCATTGTTTGAAATTGTAGATTCAGATATCAAATATCAAATGATGCATATTCTTGATTATAACCTCCGTGATAATGTCAATGCCTATGAGCTGCAAGAAGATGGAACTTATAAAAGAGTAGTATGTTCATTGGGTTCAGACGAACAGCCATTTGATATACATCAAAAGTTTTTTGAAGTTCGAGAAAGCGATAATGAGCCAATTGTACTTTTTGAACCTGAAGAAAATCAACAGATAAATACGCTAGAAGCAATATAA
- a CDS encoding CRTAC1 family protein has product MEEMRKKPLYLYFGYRFLQISIYTYLLFFTQIIWAQTPFTDITEQAGIKHQFKVFEGFLGGGACVFDINNDGFDDIFITGGMADDVLYLNNKKGGFLNIYEKSGLTGTKKFITQGAVAADVNRDGFVDLYITTITSKGQKKVIPRAINLLYINNGNNTFRDATTEFGLGKLNSFSTGASFGDFNADGYPDLYVGNYFTEYPGDLSTVNDNMIVSANQITEGYLLLNEKGKSFKNVYKDYGLTHKGFGFGGVFTDYDNDGDQDLFINHDFGYKRTPDILLKNEYPWGSFKDVSKESGMDLKINSMASAVGDYNNDGLMDYFVTNIRFNKFMVNMGAGKPFVEKSRELGLGYMTISWGANFADFDQDGDLDLYVVNGDLNPNCTPIANYYFDNVGGKFNEVGRLKGVGDYGIGRGSVVFDLENDGDLDILVVNQNPILAGYPVESTTKLFRNDSAKGNWIKIALKGVESETHGLASKVEIVVGDKHQYREIDGGGSSHLSQNATYAHFGVGNATQIDEIIVHWTGGYKQTLKNQKVNQLVTVTEETHTSKLTLLKWFLIAFALVGIALYFWRKKR; this is encoded by the coding sequence ATGGAAGAAATGAGAAAAAAGCCATTATACTTATACTTTGGGTATAGATTTCTACAAATTTCAATCTATACCTATCTATTATTTTTCACCCAAATTATTTGGGCTCAAACCCCTTTTACCGATATTACCGAACAGGCTGGTATCAAGCATCAATTTAAGGTTTTTGAAGGTTTTTTAGGTGGTGGAGCGTGTGTTTTTGACATAAATAACGATGGCTTTGATGATATTTTTATTACTGGAGGCATGGCTGATGATGTTCTCTATTTGAACAATAAAAAAGGTGGTTTTTTGAATATCTACGAAAAATCAGGACTTACAGGTACTAAAAAGTTCATTACTCAAGGAGCGGTTGCTGCGGATGTTAATCGAGATGGTTTTGTTGATTTATACATTACAACGATTACTTCAAAAGGCCAAAAAAAGGTAATTCCGAGAGCCATTAATTTACTTTATATCAATAATGGCAATAATACATTTCGTGATGCTACCACCGAGTTTGGTTTAGGAAAGCTTAATTCATTTAGTACGGGGGCCAGTTTTGGAGATTTTAATGCGGATGGATACCCAGACCTCTATGTTGGTAATTATTTCACTGAATATCCGGGCGATTTAAGTACTGTAAACGATAATATGATTGTTAGTGCCAACCAAATTACGGAAGGCTATTTATTGCTCAATGAAAAAGGGAAATCCTTTAAAAATGTTTACAAGGATTATGGTCTAACTCATAAGGGCTTTGGTTTTGGTGGTGTTTTTACCGATTATGATAACGATGGCGACCAAGACCTTTTTATTAACCATGATTTTGGCTATAAAAGAACGCCTGACATTTTGCTAAAAAATGAGTATCCATGGGGTTCGTTCAAAGATGTGAGTAAGGAGTCGGGCATGGATTTGAAAATTAATTCGATGGCTTCGGCAGTTGGAGATTATAATAATGATGGCTTGATGGATTATTTCGTGACAAATATTCGCTTTAATAAATTTATGGTGAATATGGGAGCTGGTAAGCCATTTGTAGAAAAATCGCGTGAATTGGGTTTGGGTTATATGACCATTAGCTGGGGAGCAAATTTTGCTGATTTTGACCAAGATGGCGACCTAGACCTTTATGTAGTGAATGGCGATTTGAATCCAAATTGTACCCCTATTGCCAATTATTATTTTGATAATGTGGGTGGGAAGTTTAATGAAGTTGGTCGTTTGAAAGGGGTAGGTGACTATGGAATTGGTCGTGGCTCAGTAGTATTTGATTTAGAAAATGATGGAGATTTAGATATTTTAGTGGTAAATCAAAATCCAATTTTAGCGGGTTATCCTGTTGAATCTACTACAAAACTTTTTCGGAATGATTCTGCTAAGGGTAATTGGATAAAAATTGCTTTGAAGGGGGTTGAATCAGAAACTCATGGTTTGGCCTCGAAAGTAGAAATTGTAGTAGGAGATAAGCACCAATACCGTGAGATTGATGGTGGTGGCTCAAGTCATCTTTCGCAAAATGCTACTTATGCCCATTTTGGAGTAGGAAACGCTACACAAATTGATGAAATCATTGTTCATTGGACGGGCGGATATAAACAAACACTAAAAAATCAGAAAGTAAATCAGCTTGTTACTGTTACAGAAGAAACTCATACTAGTAAATTAACACTTTTAAAATGGTTTCTGATTGCCTTTGCACTTGTTGGAATTGCTCTGTACTTTTGGCGGAAGAAAAGATAA
- a CDS encoding RagB/SusD family nutrient uptake outer membrane protein → MKNIKIKASLFAILMAFALSCDKEFLNTKPLDKISSAATWGDGALAEAFIFNVYSFLGYGGFEEQALAAYTDEAMFTHAGRNINTFTEGTESPNNLAWESDTYKWSTMYLAIRQANVAIENLPKATFSDATLKEKLLGEAYFLRAYYYQQLLRFYGGVPLISKAYGLDEDYTAPRNTYDECVKFIVSDLDNAIKKLDGKTLTPGRTSKLAAMALKARVLLYAASDLHDGPTVKAKSSILASYANLDLIAYPSGDRAARWNAAKAAAKAVLDAGVGYKMNLTAPVSAEEGKNNYISIAMGGQSAVGDAAAASELIFQRTHTALYTEEDNWPLGGIHYGINNGPNGYHNWAGNTPIQNLVDDYEMMDGTKFSWSNPKHKAAPYDDRDPRFYATVLYDGASWKPRPSDVAGLDPANQIQTGYYDDGKGGKINGIDTRESTVENWNGSRTHYYTRKFIDPNPALADNQSSAQVIPWPFIRYTEMALSYAEACIETGDEAEALKWINRIRFRAGMPAVADKGTALRDRLRNERRVELVYEEHRYHDARRWMIPAETVGRGIKSINVDAKLKAGAKAPAIYKYDRTLYDYTYTVEDNTSNETRKWTDKMYYRALSRDEVKRNPKLVQNPGHTQ, encoded by the coding sequence ATGAAGAATATAAAAATAAAAGCAAGCCTGTTTGCAATCTTAATGGCTTTTGCTTTATCGTGTGATAAGGAATTTTTGAATACCAAACCCCTCGATAAAATTTCGAGTGCTGCTACTTGGGGCGATGGTGCCTTAGCAGAAGCATTTATATTTAATGTTTATTCGTTTCTTGGCTATGGTGGTTTTGAAGAACAAGCTTTAGCTGCTTATACTGACGAGGCGATGTTTACGCACGCAGGTCGTAATATCAATACTTTCACAGAAGGAACTGAAAGCCCAAATAACCTAGCTTGGGAAAGTGATACCTATAAGTGGAGTACCATGTATTTGGCAATCAGACAAGCTAACGTAGCAATTGAAAATCTTCCAAAAGCAACATTTAGTGATGCAACTTTAAAGGAAAAATTGTTGGGTGAAGCCTATTTTTTACGTGCCTATTATTACCAACAATTACTTCGTTTCTACGGTGGTGTACCACTTATTAGCAAAGCTTACGGTTTAGATGAAGACTATACAGCCCCTCGTAATACTTATGATGAGTGTGTGAAATTTATTGTAAGTGACTTAGATAATGCAATTAAGAAGCTTGATGGCAAGACTCTTACACCAGGTAGAACATCGAAATTGGCTGCAATGGCTCTGAAAGCTCGTGTATTATTATACGCTGCCAGCGACCTTCACGATGGCCCAACTGTAAAAGCAAAATCAAGTATCTTAGCTAGCTATGCAAACCTTGATTTAATTGCTTATCCTTCAGGCGACCGTGCTGCAAGATGGAATGCTGCTAAAGCTGCTGCAAAAGCGGTTTTAGATGCAGGTGTTGGTTATAAAATGAATTTAACTGCTCCAGTTTCAGCTGAAGAAGGTAAAAATAACTACATCTCAATTGCAATGGGCGGACAAAGTGCAGTTGGTGATGCCGCTGCTGCTTCAGAATTGATTTTCCAACGTACGCACACGGCTCTTTACACTGAAGAAGATAACTGGCCTTTAGGCGGTATTCACTATGGTATTAATAACGGACCAAATGGTTACCATAACTGGGCAGGAAATACACCAATCCAAAACTTAGTTGATGATTATGAAATGATGGATGGAACTAAGTTTAGCTGGAGTAATCCTAAGCATAAAGCAGCTCCTTATGATGACCGTGACCCTCGTTTCTATGCAACTGTTCTTTACGATGGTGCTTCTTGGAAACCAAGACCTTCAGATGTAGCTGGCTTAGACCCAGCAAACCAAATTCAGACTGGTTATTATGATGATGGAAAAGGCGGTAAAATTAATGGAATTGATACCCGTGAATCAACAGTAGAAAACTGGAATGGTAGCCGTACTCACTATTATACTCGCAAGTTTATTGACCCGAATCCAGCTTTAGCCGATAACCAATCATCTGCACAGGTTATTCCTTGGCCGTTTATTCGTTATACTGAAATGGCATTAAGCTATGCCGAAGCTTGTATTGAAACTGGAGATGAAGCAGAAGCTCTTAAATGGATTAACCGTATCAGATTTAGAGCGGGTATGCCTGCTGTTGCTGATAAAGGTACTGCACTGAGAGACAGACTTCGTAACGAACGCCGCGTTGAGTTGGTGTACGAAGAGCACCGTTATCATGATGCTCGTCGTTGGATGATTCCTGCAGAAACAGTAGGTCGTGGTATTAAATCAATCAATGTAGATGCTAAGTTAAAGGCGGGAGCAAAAGCACCAGCTATTTACAAATATGATAGAACATTGTACGATTATACTTATACAGTTGAAGATAATACTTCAAACGAAACTCGTAAGTGGACGGATAAAATGTATTACCGTGCTTTGAGTAGAGATGAAGTTAAGCGAAATCCGAAGTTGGTTCAAAACCCTGGACATACGCAATAA
- a CDS encoding outer membrane protein assembly factor BamD gives MFLKRPHIALLFVSILLLSACSSKFMKLQKKGTTDEKYKAANEYYKKGDYYKAGTLFEEIVPLLKGDSLAEIAQFYNAYSQYQQRQYSMSAYLFKSFYATYANSPKAEEAFYMYANSMYKDAPNFNLDQSSTITAIDALQTFINSFPDSKYAENCVADLKDLRHRLEQKAYEKAKLYYKTSGVTIANFKAAVVAIDNFQKDFPDSEYIEELSFLKVQSQYDLASVSFENKQKERFTDALKFQEEFVDKFPKSKYLKQAEKIYEGSTKGLEKAVKYEQEVKELKAKEAARVAKEKEEASKKEEKPGDSKP, from the coding sequence ATGTTTTTGAAAAGACCACATATCGCCCTATTGTTTGTAAGTATTTTGTTACTTTCTGCTTGTTCGAGCAAGTTCATGAAACTTCAAAAGAAAGGTACTACCGACGAAAAATACAAAGCTGCGAACGAATACTACAAGAAAGGTGACTACTATAAAGCAGGCACTCTTTTTGAAGAAATTGTTCCTTTGCTCAAAGGTGACTCACTTGCCGAAATAGCACAGTTTTATAATGCTTATTCACAATACCAGCAAAGACAATACAGCATGAGTGCTTATTTGTTTAAGAGCTTTTATGCTACTTATGCCAATAGCCCCAAAGCTGAAGAAGCATTTTATATGTATGCAAATTCGATGTATAAAGATGCCCCTAATTTTAACCTCGACCAGTCGAGTACAATAACGGCCATCGACGCTTTACAGACATTTATTAATTCATTCCCAGATAGTAAATATGCCGAAAACTGTGTAGCAGATTTAAAGGATTTACGTCATCGTTTAGAGCAGAAAGCTTACGAAAAAGCTAAGCTTTATTACAAAACTAGTGGAGTAACAATTGCTAATTTCAAAGCAGCAGTTGTTGCCATTGATAATTTTCAAAAGGATTTTCCTGATTCTGAATATATCGAAGAATTATCATTCTTGAAAGTTCAATCGCAGTATGATTTAGCAAGCGTTAGTTTTGAGAATAAACAAAAAGAACGTTTTACTGATGCTTTGAAATTTCAAGAGGAATTTGTTGATAAATTCCCGAAGAGTAAATATTTAAAACAGGCTGAAAAGATTTACGAAGGCTCAACAAAAGGATTAGAAAAAGCAGTTAAGTATGAGCAGGAAGTGAAAGAATTGAAAGCCAAAGAAGCGGCGAGAGTAGCCAAAGAAAAAGAAGAAGCCTCTAAAAAAGAAGAAAAACCAGGCGATAGCAAACCATAA
- a CDS encoding transglutaminase domain-containing protein, with protein sequence MRVKTICQLKYNAPNNVPFIMMLRPKSGIGQQIIEETFQLSPAINLTEYVDSFGNACQRFLSPIGDFQVESIVIAETNESVDVNFDAEIIPVENLPEETLIYLLPSRYCESDLFLSMAVEITQEYQTGYQKAEAIREWVYNNISYQYGFSNSSSTACSVNHSGVGVCRDFSHLGISLCRAINIPARMVVGYLYQLEPMDLHAWYEVYLENQWYTFDATQPEPKGNRLVLAHGRDASDVAFATHFGFVYLNEMQVSVELASTN encoded by the coding sequence ATGAGAGTGAAAACTATTTGTCAACTCAAATACAATGCACCAAATAATGTTCCGTTCATTATGATGCTTCGCCCGAAAAGCGGTATTGGGCAACAAATTATCGAAGAAACTTTTCAACTCTCTCCTGCGATTAATTTAACCGAATATGTTGATTCATTTGGAAATGCTTGCCAACGATTTTTGAGTCCAATTGGCGATTTTCAAGTTGAATCGATTGTAATAGCTGAAACAAATGAGTCTGTTGATGTAAACTTCGATGCTGAGATAATTCCAGTTGAAAACTTACCCGAAGAAACTTTAATTTATCTTTTACCGAGCCGCTATTGTGAATCTGACCTTTTTTTGAGTATGGCGGTAGAAATTACCCAAGAGTACCAAACGGGATACCAAAAAGCTGAAGCCATACGTGAATGGGTTTACAATAATATTAGCTATCAATATGGGTTTAGTAATTCCTCATCTACGGCGTGTAGTGTAAATCATAGTGGGGTGGGGGTTTGCCGTGATTTTTCTCATTTAGGCATTTCACTTTGCCGTGCTATTAATATTCCAGCTCGAATGGTAGTAGGCTATTTGTACCAACTTGAGCCAATGGATTTACATGCATGGTATGAGGTGTACCTCGAAAATCAATGGTACACTTTTGATGCCACCCAGCCTGAACCCAAAGGAAATCGATTAGTTTTGGCTCATGGCCGTGATGCAAGTGATGTAGCTTTTGCTACACATTTTGGATTTGTATATTTGAATGAGATGCAAGTATCGGTAGAATTGGCCTCAACAAACTAA
- a CDS encoding vanadium-dependent haloperoxidase → MKKQILTLLLLTIVVGGISISCKPKETLTEQDLALKWADMTLYITKNTPSNSPNYASRCLGYIGLTMYESFVHSDPTYTSLAGQLDSLAILPLPEKDKKYDWRLSLNAAQATILKNIYNQTSDLNKAKIDSLEKTFLEYYTEQNSDKALIDRSVSYGKSIAQTIFEWSKTDGGHRGYLRNFDKKMKYPSRLGSWQPPLYGQSFSHYPLQPHWGENRTFLAANHQISDPAIIPYDTLPNSAYYKQFLAVYQKEKTLTQEQKEAAIWWGDDPDETFTPPGHSYYLATLVIKKAKPSLMKCVETYAKVGIGVADAFTNCWKWKYKFFTERPNTFIPKYIDKFWESFWPDPPFPAFPSGHAIQAATTATILSSLYGEKFSFTDDAHVGRKRDELRNVDFKARHFESFWQVAEETANSRFYGGIHVPQDNAAGLEKGKEVAQNIIRLQWKK, encoded by the coding sequence ATGAAAAAACAAATACTTACATTATTGTTATTGACAATTGTAGTGGGGGGAATCAGTATCAGTTGTAAACCTAAAGAAACACTAACTGAGCAAGATTTGGCCTTGAAATGGGCCGATATGACACTCTACATTACTAAAAATACGCCTTCTAATTCACCTAATTATGCTTCTCGTTGTTTAGGATATATCGGTTTGACAATGTATGAATCATTTGTTCATTCCGACCCGACCTATACTTCTTTGGCTGGTCAATTAGATAGTTTAGCTATTTTGCCTTTGCCTGAAAAAGATAAAAAATATGATTGGCGACTTTCGCTCAATGCTGCACAAGCTACCATCTTAAAAAATATTTATAATCAAACCTCAGACCTCAATAAAGCAAAAATTGATTCGCTAGAAAAAACTTTTCTTGAATATTATACCGAACAAAATTCTGATAAAGCATTGATAGATAGGTCTGTATCTTACGGAAAATCTATTGCCCAAACTATCTTTGAATGGTCGAAAACAGATGGAGGGCATCGTGGCTATTTGCGAAACTTCGATAAAAAAATGAAGTACCCGAGTCGCTTAGGTTCTTGGCAACCACCCCTTTATGGTCAATCATTTAGCCATTATCCGCTTCAACCGCATTGGGGCGAAAATCGTACTTTTTTGGCAGCTAATCACCAAATTTCCGATCCTGCCATCATTCCTTACGATACACTACCCAATTCGGCTTATTACAAGCAATTTTTAGCAGTTTATCAAAAAGAAAAAACACTCACACAAGAACAAAAAGAAGCTGCCATTTGGTGGGGAGATGACCCCGACGAGACTTTTACGCCTCCGGGACACTCTTATTATCTTGCCACTTTAGTAATCAAAAAAGCTAAACCAAGCCTAATGAAATGCGTAGAAACTTATGCAAAAGTAGGTATAGGTGTGGCTGATGCTTTCACAAATTGTTGGAAGTGGAAGTATAAATTTTTTACAGAAAGACCTAATACCTTCATTCCGAAGTATATTGATAAATTTTGGGAGTCTTTCTGGCCCGACCCACCTTTTCCTGCGTTTCCTTCGGGGCATGCCATCCAGGCAGCTACAACAGCTACAATATTGAGTAGTTTATACGGAGAAAAATTTTCATTTACTGATGATGCCCATGTGGGTAGAAAGCGAGATGAACTACGAAATGTTGATTTTAAGGCACGTCATTTTGAGTCATTTTGGCAGGTAGCAGAAGAAACAGCCAATTCACGTTTTTATGGAGGAATCCACGTGCCGCAAGACAATGCAGCAGGTTTAGAAAAAGGTAAAGAAGTAGCTCAAAATATTATTCGTTTGCAATGGAAGAAATGA